A segment of the Niveibacterium umoris genome:
ATCAGCACGGTGCGCTGGGTCGGGTTGCCTTCATCATCGATGGTCAGCGAACCGCGGCGCCCCGGCAGGGTGCCGTCATCCACCACGGTGACGCCCTTCGCTGCGACACGCTCGCCGATGCGGCCGGCAAAAGCCGAACTGCCCTTGCGATTGAAATCGCCCTCGAGCCCGTGGCCGATCGCCTCGTGCAGCAGGATGCCCGGCCAGCCATTGCCGAGCACCACTGTCATCATGCCGGCCGGTGCAGGCCGCGCACCCAGATTGGTACTGGCCTGATGCACCGCCTTCTGCGCGAAATCACGCAGCACGTCGTCGGTGAACGCGCCATAGTCGTGGCGCCCGCCGCCGCCCGCAGATCCCTGCTCGCGGCGTCCGCTCTCTTCCATGATCACGACGATCGACAAGCGCGTCAGCGGCCGCACGTCCGCCGCCATGTGGCCATCGGATCGCGCCACCAGCACCACTTCCCAGGTGGCGGCGAGCGAGGCCATCACCTGCGACACGCGGGTATCGAGGCCGCGCGCGATCTGTTCGATGCGTTCAAGCAAGCGCACCTTGTCGGCGTCCGGCAGCGAACCGATCGGATCGGCCGCCGGGTACAGCGCCTGCATCGCCTTGCCCGTACGCAAGGGCACCACGGCGCTGGCGCCCGCTGCCGCGATCGCGCGGGTGGTGGTCGCAGCCGCGTCGAGGGCCGCAACGCTGATGTCGTCCGAATACGCAAAGGCGGTCTTCTCGCCGCTCACCGCGCGCACGCCGACGCCCTGCTCGATGCTGAAACTGCCCGATTTGACGATGCCCTCTTCCAGACTCCAGCCTTCCGAACGCTGGTACTGGAAGTAAAGGTCGGCGTAGTCGAGGCGATGCGCCCGCAGTGTCCCGAAGCAGCGTTCGAGCGAAGCGAGGTTCAGGCGCCCCGGCGCCAGCAGCAGGCGTTCGGCGGTATCGATCGGGCGTTCGTGTGTGCTCGTTGTCATGTCTATCCAGTCAAAGTCGGCGGTGCTGCAGCGCGGGCAGGCTCTCGCGCAATTGGCGCTGGTGCGCGGTATCGATGTCACCCGCGACGACCCCTGCGCCGCGCGGCAATCGGTCGATCACCTCGCCCCACGGGTCGATCAACATGCTGTCGCCCCAGGTACGACGACCACCAGGGTGCTCACCGCCCTGCGCACTGGCCAGTACATAGCACAGGTTCTCGACCGCGCGGGCGCGCAGCAGCACTTCCCAGTGCGCGCGGCCGGTGGTTTCGGTAAACGCCGCCGGCAAGACGATCAGCGCGAGATCGCCCATCGCGCGGAAGAGCTCCGGGAAGCGCAGGTCGTAGCACACCGCGAGGCCGACACGGCCAAACGGGGCGTCGAAGGTGACGATCTCCGCGCCAGCTTCGATCGTGCGCGACTCCTCGTAGACCTCGTCGCCCTTGCGAAAGCCGAAGAGGTGCAGCTTGTCGTAGCGCGCAATGCGATGACCGCCATCGTCATACACCAGCACCGCATTGCGCACCTTGTCGTCGGCATCGCCCGTCAGCGGAATCGTGCCGCCGACCAGCCATACTTTGTGGCGCCTCGCCGCATCGGCGAGAAAGTCCTGCAAGGGCCCCTTGCCCTCGGCTTCGCGCAACGCGAGCTTGGCCTGCTCATCCGGCGAGATCAGCGCGAAGTACTCGGGCAGCACGACCAGACCGGCGCCCCCCGCGGCGGCCTCGCCGATCAGACGATCGGCCTCGCGCAGGTTCGCGGCGACGTCCGGCCCCGAAATCATCTGCACGGCTGCGACACGGAATCGTTCGCTCACGGTTCACTCCGATTCGGTTGAGCGCGCGCGGGCGCGCCAGAGAGCTTGCGGACACGCGGTTCGGCCCAACTGCCGTCGACCGCGTACTCGTAGGAAAACATGTGCTCGATCGGATCGCTGAGCACCTTCTGCGCAAGAAACGCGACCAAGCCCACCGCCGGGTTGAGCGTACCGATCGCCGGGCCCAGCGCAGCCCCCAACGCCACGGTTTCCGACAGTGTAGGCTGCACCTGCACCGTAAGTTGCTGCGTTTCCGCGGCAAGATCGACGCTCCCCTGCATGCGCACCCGTGCCGCCGGGCCCCGGATCGCCAGATCATCGGTCCGAAGCACGCCGGCGCTGATTTTCATGCTACCGGAAACGGTGTCGAAGGCGAATCCTTCGGAAAAGATGTCGCGGAAATCGAGGGTCGCACGGCGTGGCAGCGACTGCAGGCTGAACACGCCGAGCAGCCGACCCATGCCGGGTTCGAACTTGCTGAACTGGCCGGCTTCGACTTTCAGCTCGAATTGCCCTGACAGCGACGCAAGATCCGGCGCTTCGGGTGGGCCTTTCCAGTCAAGCGATCCTTTCGCATTGACTTCTCCGCGGCGCAGCAGGCCGGCATGCCCGAGCCGGCCGAGCAGCGCGCCTGCGTCGCGGGCGTCGAGTTCAAAGCGCAATCGAGTGCGCCCGAACAGGTAGGCACCGCTCATCGAAATCTTGCCGTCGTCGTTGCTGAGCGTCAGTTGATCGAGCAGCCAGTCATCGCCATCGGGCGCCCCGTGCAGGGAAAGCGCCCCCAGTTCGCGCGCGGAATGGGCGAACGAAGCGACCCTGACGTCGATCTGCGGCATGCGCACGACCCCCTGCGCATTGCGTTCGGCCAACACGCGCTCGCGAACCCGTGTCACCGGCAGCAGCGCCAGACGCGACAGGCGCGCGTTGATGCGGCCGGCGCCGCGCGTGTCGATTGAAAGCTCGCCGGCCGCGGCCGGCCCTTTCAGCTGACCATTCCAGAGCGACCCGTCGCGTTGCGCCACCAGGCCCTGATCATGGAAGCGCAGCCCCTTGAGAACGAGATCGCCCGCCTGCACGTCGAGACTGTCGAAGGGCGGCGCCCCCTCATCTGTCCCCGCATGCCCCAAGGCCGACGCCCAGGCATCCAGATCCAGGCGACCCAGGCGCGCGCGCAGCGCAAGCCCGCGCGCCGGCAATGCGGTGTCGGCATCCCCCAATGCGAGCACACCTTGCGTCACATGAGCACCGTCGGCCGCCTCGTTCAAGTCCAGGCGCACCCGGGCGCGGCCGGGCAGACTGCCTTCCACGCTCTGCCGCGTGAGCGGGCCACCGTTGAACCAGCGCCAGTCAAGCTTCATCGGCTGCGCTTGCCCCGCCGATTTATTGAAGGGATCGGGCAGACTCGACGCCACGC
Coding sequences within it:
- the tldD gene encoding metalloprotease TldD, whose amino-acid sequence is MTTSTHERPIDTAERLLLAPGRLNLASLERCFGTLRAHRLDYADLYFQYQRSEGWSLEEGIVKSGSFSIEQGVGVRAVSGEKTAFAYSDDISVAALDAAATTTRAIAAAGASAVVPLRTGKAMQALYPAADPIGSLPDADKVRLLERIEQIARGLDTRVSQVMASLAATWEVVLVARSDGHMAADVRPLTRLSIVVIMEESGRREQGSAGGGGRHDYGAFTDDVLRDFAQKAVHQASTNLGARPAPAGMMTVVLGNGWPGILLHEAIGHGLEGDFNRKGSSAFAGRIGERVAAKGVTVVDDGTLPGRRGSLTIDDEGNPTQRTVLIEDGILTGYMQDMTNARLMGVAPTGNGRRESFSHLPLPRMTNTIMLAGERDPQEIIASVDRGLYAVNFGGGQVDITSGKFVFSAAEAWMIENGKLAYPVKGATLIGNGPDALTRVSMIGNDLTLDPGVGTCGKEGQSVPVGVGQPTLRLDGLTVGGTA
- a CDS encoding carbon-nitrogen hydrolase family protein, which encodes MSERFRVAAVQMISGPDVAANLREADRLIGEAAAGGAGLVVLPEYFALISPDEQAKLALREAEGKGPLQDFLADAARRHKVWLVGGTIPLTGDADDKVRNAVLVYDDGGHRIARYDKLHLFGFRKGDEVYEESRTIEAGAEIVTFDAPFGRVGLAVCYDLRFPELFRAMGDLALIVLPAAFTETTGRAHWEVLLRARAVENLCYVLASAQGGEHPGGRRTWGDSMLIDPWGEVIDRLPRGAGVVAGDIDTAHQRQLRESLPALQHRRL